Proteins encoded by one window of Culicoides brevitarsis isolate CSIRO-B50_1 chromosome 2, AGI_CSIRO_Cbre_v1, whole genome shotgun sequence:
- the LOC134832791 gene encoding 15-hydroxyprostaglandin dehydrogenase [NAD(+)]-like, producing MNFSDKSALIIGGLGGLGKAICQELVENGISKIGIIDLLEETEVNIKTFLKSDSIHFIYRKCSVTEFDSLKTAMKSIKDEFGCLDILINAAGIANELQHQKVIDINFAGTVNSTLIGIELMRKDLNKSQINGGIILNIASIAGLRPVFFMPVYSGTKHAIIGFTRSLVNDAFYERTQINFIVICPGATRTQIIGHENVIDKFPFPEMLSQIRQISKNMSLQEPEIVSKCVVMALNDTENGAVWQCENSRIEKLQMHKYPEF from the exons atgaattttagtgACAAAAGTGCTCTCATTATTGGAGGCTTAGGAGGTCTTGGGAAAGCAATTTGTCAAGAATTGGTTGAAAATGGAATTTCT aaaattggCATAATTGACCTTCTTGAAGAAACTGAAGtcaatattaaaacatttttgaaaagtgactCTATTCACTTCATTTATCGAAAATGTTCCGTTACTGAATTCGATTCTCTCAAAACCGCaatgaaatccatcaaagaCGAATTTGGTTGCTtggacattttaataaatgctGCTGGCATTGCCAATGAACTTCAACATCAAAAAGtgattgatattaatttt gcAGGAACAGTCAATTCAACTTTAATCGGAATAGAATTAATGAGAAAAGATTTgaataaaagtcaaattaacggaggaataattttgaatatcgCTTCAATTGCAGGCCTTCGCCCAGTTTTCTTCATGCCGGTTTATTCGGGAACGAAACATGCGATTATTGGATTTACGCGCTCATTAGTg AACGACGCATTTTACGAGCGCACACAAATCAACTTTATCGTAATTTGTCCCGGAGCGACACGCACTCAAATAATCGGACACGAAAATGTCATTGACAAATTCCCGTTTCCCGAAATGCTGAGTCAAATTCGacaaattagcaaaaatatgAGTTTGCAAGa accgGAAATTGTCTCAAAATGTGTCGTTATGGCATTAAATGACACCGAAAATGGAGCAGTCTGGCAATGCGAAAATAGTCGAATCGAAAAGCTTCAAATGCACAAATACcctgaattttaa